From one Macaca nemestrina isolate mMacNem1 chromosome 5, mMacNem.hap1, whole genome shotgun sequence genomic stretch:
- the LOC105478801 gene encoding synaptobrevin homolog YKT6-like, giving the protein MKLYSLSVLYKGEAKVVLLKVGYDDVASFSFSQRSSVQEFMTFTSQLIMERSSKGTRASVAEQDYLWHVYVQNDSLAGVVITDNECPSLVAFTLLEKVLDEFSKQVNRKDWPVGSPATIHSASLDGHLSRYQNPRDADPMTKVQAEPDETQIILHNAMDSLLERGEKLGGLVSKSEVLGTGAFYKTARKQNSCCAMAQHWNSTIIRIRTAAPREEETVLHEDLDGCTIGHTGLSCDLCELMAAHRFYGKGESVSGQSELPGGLVCFAAHEPRTYGPVVTAQGVHLACCLDRANSSTATDKEYTDNTRPTVPEAVTGWSRPTAFHGTCVLCFATVSTPPFRSTGSTLQMYITYLTPETEGKTAECQEQGSSLEHGEGPERQPWKL; this is encoded by the exons ATGAAGCTGTACAGCCTCAGTGTCCTCTACAAAGGCGAGGCCAAGGTAGTACTGCTCAAAGTCGGGTACGACGATGTGGCTTCCTTCAGCTTTTCTCAGAGATCCAGCGTTCAGGAATTCATGACCTTCACAAGTCAACTGATTATGGAGCGCTCATCTAAAGGCACTAGAGCTTCTGTCGCAGAACAAGACTATCTGTGGCACGTCTATGTTCAGAATGACAGTCTTGCAGGTGTCGTCATTACTGACAATGAGTGCCCATCCCTGGTGGCCTTTACCTTGCTGGAGAAAGTACTAGATGAATTCTCCAAGCAAGTCAACAGGAAAGACTGGCCAGTAGGATCCCCTGCTACAATCCATTCTGCATCCCTGGATGGTCACCTCAGTAGATACCAGAACCCACGAGACGCTGACCCCATGACTAAAGTGCAGGCCGAACCAGACGAGACCCAGATCATTCTGCACAATGCCATGGATTCTTTGTTAGAGCGAGGTGAGAAGCTAGGTGGCTTGGTGTCCAAATCCGAGGTGCTAGGAACAGGTGCCTTCTATAAAACTGCccg gaaACAAAACTCGTGTTGTGCAATGGCCCAGCACTGGAACAGCACCATCATTCGCATCAGAACTGCAGCCCCCAGAGAAGAAGAGACAGTCCTACACGAGGACCTGGA CGGCTGCACGATTGGACACACAGGGCTTTCATGTGACTTGTGTGAACTAATGGCTGCGCACCGGTTCTACGGGAAAGGGGAAAGCGTCAGCGGTCAGAGCGAGCTGCCTGGGGGGCTAGTCTGCTTTGCTGCTCATGAGCCTCGCACTTATGGGCCAGTTGTAACcgcccaaggggttcaccttgcctgctgcctagacagagccaattcaTCCACTGCTACAGacaaaga GTACACTGACAACACCAGGCCCACAGTCCCAGAAGCCGTAACTGGTTGGAGCCGACCAACAGCGTTCCATGGGACATGTGTTCTCTGCTTTGCCACAGTCTCCACTCCTCCCTTTCGTAGCACCGGGAGCACTTTACAAATGTACATAACCTACCTGACCCCT GAGACTGAAGGGAAGACAGCAGAATGCCAGGAGCAGGGCAGCTCCTTAGAGCATGGGGAGGGCCCTGAGCGGCAGCCCTGGAAGCTGTGA